One Dioscorea cayenensis subsp. rotundata cultivar TDr96_F1 chromosome 19, TDr96_F1_v2_PseudoChromosome.rev07_lg8_w22 25.fasta, whole genome shotgun sequence genomic window, TTTAGTAATGATTGTCTTGGCCATGATGATTTGCCCTATAAAAGAGTATAGAAATTGGGTGGCGTGGCAACTTTAGTTGCAGCCCTTGATTCATGTTTATCCATGCAATAGAACAGTGGGGCCAGATCTGAGCCTTTTTATTCTTCTGaactgtttgtttgtttgctatttttttatatctatcaAGCTTGATGTAACCTGCAGATGGACACCAGAGAAGCTGTAAGTTACATTGCTAGTAAGTTATCAAGTTCACTAACTTGTTATTGAAGATTTTCATTCGTCTTTTGCAGcaactaaatatttaaattgctaGTAAGTTATCAAGTTCACTAACTTGTTATTGAAGATTTGCATGATTGTTTCCTGTTTAATTCAGTAATATTTGTGTTCAATGTTGGCAAGTTGTTTGCTTTATCATATTGGATGTTATTCTGAAGAAGGATAGTAATGCTGGTCTGATGCCTCAACTTTTCTGCTCAACTGACTACATGTGGTTATTGATAGTTTCTATTGCCCTAGTAAGcatcctttgttttgttgaatttatattaaattttgtaagCCAATCCTTCAGGCTAAGTGTTAAAAATGGTTCAAAAATACGTGTACACTTCTGCTAGTTCTCTTGCACCAGTTTCTGTTGCACCAGTTTCTGTCATGCTGACATAACATTTTGAGGTCAAGTATTACTGGTGGACAAAATTCTTGTCACGTTGGTTTCATCGTATATAATGTGAAATTTCCTCACTTACACTCTTTCAGAAATTGCTGGTTGCCAACCCATGATGTGGAAGTAGTTTGGTTTTTTGTGTATTCACCTACAATGggctttttttaaaagaatttgttTTCTGTTCTTTCAGGGCTTGTTGTAGTGATCagtttgaattataattatgaCTCAATAGTTTACACAAAATGAGAGTCCCCCTCTCATCCCAACTTTGTTCCAATTTTTCCAATAGTAGTCTTTGATGGAATCAAAGTCTTGTGAATTGAATTTCTCACAATGTGTTCAATGTTCCCCACTCCATGCTGCTTTGCTAATCAGTGTATTCCATGAATTTGGATGTCAGGTGCTCCTGAAAGGAAGAATATGAGTCCACaattgtgagttttttttttaattaaaattgatggCTTAAATAAATGATCCTTTTAATATATTGGTTGTCTGGATTCACCGGCAATGATAGGTTTTTGGCAAGAGATCCTTCGATTTATTTTTGTATCAGGAAATTGAACAATAAGAAATTTCTCTCCTTTGCTTCAACCGTGATGTTTGGCAACTTTGGACAAAAGAAGGGATTCAGCTTGCAACCTAATAATTATTTCTGAAGAACCACGGTTTGGATGGATTTTAAATACTCCAGAAGAGTTCGGGgtttttttgtaataaattcTAATTTATTCTGAATAACTTGCAAAGTTTTGTGTGCAATGTTACTGCTATCTGATAAATGCATCATCCTTCTATGATTGAATGCTATTGCATTTTGCTTTTCTTGATGTGTGTACAGCTCTCAAAGGACAGGCTTGGTTGGAGTGAAACGCTTGCCAAAGTTGTTATTTGGGCAGCCTTTCATTTGCAGGTGAGCGCCATCTTTAACTCTGTACGTTGTTGTTATTTCATGGGTATCTCTAATAGAACTATTTTGTAGGGAGCAACTGCAATGTTTGTGGCAGCAGCTCTTGCTTCAAAGCAACCTGAACCTGCAAATTTGATTTCTGCAAATGTTGTTCCATGTGAAGAAGCAAGTTAACATGGGTGATGCAACTGCATCAGCTGAAGTTCTTCtgattttatgaatttttgtcAAATAGAAAATTTATGTATTCTTTTAGTAGGCATCTGGTTAAATTCATGGAGATCAAGAacaacatgatttttaaaattttttttttttttaaattggttgTTGGGCAGTCATCAATGTTAAATTCGTATTCAAAGTTGGTCCATTGTGATGTCCAGGTTAAATTTGTATTCATCAAATTCAAGTATATTCTCCAACCATGGAAGCATGGACACCTTTACAtcctacaaaatcaaacaacatccctccatcaaacataagcaacataCATGCtataaaatcaaacaacatgtcTTCAGTAAAAATAAGCAACACatactacaaaatcaaacaacatgtcttcattaaaaataagaaacacatactacaaaatcaaacaacatcccTTCATTAAACATAAACGACACACAtgctacaaaatcaaacaacatgtcTTCATTAAAAGTCAGcaacaaaaactacaaaatcaaacaacatcccTTCTTTTACTCCATGAACATGAACACGAATACGAATACAAAAATTATTCCTTGCGCTATATAAGTAACTTGCACCACAATACGATtccctgaaaaattaaaaaggataATACATCACAAAATCATAAAaccaaaaatcttaaaaatacaaaaataaatatgtacatCTTGCAAATCACCTTAATTAGAGATCATTGCATTGGCTTGTAAAACCTAGAGAAGAACTGTGATGCATGTCCAGATTGatcgatatagaatttgaattcacctaagaaaagagattacaatcaaacaaatcattatttgaaattaaatttgtcaAATACGTATAAACAATCAAACAACACACATTAATGACAATTACAAGACAATTACCACACTCTCTTGTGTGCAATGATCATCTTGTATAAATTTTTGAGCTAATGCATCTCCCCTTGTTTGTGGCTTCTGAAAATAATAACATGGATgttatacaagaaaaaaaaacatcggaCAAAAATAAAGAACTAGTGAATATGATACAACataaaaatacctttttcttgtttctaattattatttcttcaacttttgatttcttcctttttgatggTGGACGACCCTTACTCCGTACCTTTAAAGGTGTTAGAAATTTTTGGTGTGGCACATTAGTCTCCTCCGACAACTTAGGTTTAAACTTTTCATTTGAAGTTGTGTTGTCCATCAAAATACCAATTGCCCATGATGATTTACACCGACAAACGGAGCAAATGGCATGTCATACTTATTCGTCAAGTATGTTGTATCAAAAAGAAATTACATCACCAAAGGCTTCATAAGCCGCTATAGACCTCGCATCCGCCCAAAAAACATTTCTCAAACGACCTtcctcatccatgtcaatcaaatggaaaaattttgtgtttctttgttgcatgcgAGAAAATATTTTCCAAGTGCCACGGCATCACCAACACCAAAGCCTAAATCGCCTTTGCTTTGCAATATAATTCCTACAATCTTTCTCGAGTGTatgttaaatttttcataaccCCCACTTTCAACCGCCaaggaatgaaaaatttttttagcttGAAAGCTTATTCCTGCTTGGTCGTTTAATTCAAGCCTTCTTTTGACATATGTATCAattttattgcacttttggaaacgagctttttgtgggctaagtgcatgattatgctccaaattaacacttgAAATGGTAAATCGCCCATCATTGCTAACAATGACATTAATTTTGGCCGGACAATTTACTTTGGTGGATAGCCTTGGGTTGAATGAGTTTTTTGAAGTAGATATTCGTTTGCCACCTCTTGAACATGCTAGagtgtaatatttcaattttccatcatcaccTAATCTAGTGCTTCTTTTGGTGATGCCGAATCCTTCATCCCGCGCGTACTTGATATACAatttataaacttcttcttcggaATCAAGTATTATACCGGCCTCCGGcacaatattttcaactaaatTCAAATCTACCggtttttctttggcatgtatttcataacttgaacatccaacttcCACATCATCTTTTCCTTGCTCATTACACCCAAGTATCACTTCTTCCATGTTCGTGCTTTAAGTAGACttctaaacaaaaattagacaaacaataaatttacaaattacgcaaacaataaacactcacatttttttagcttttgatCAAAATTAACAATTTAATCACCCACCATGATCtctttataaatcaaaataataagtacaaACTTAATCACCCAACatgatctctttataaaccaaaatacttGTAACTAATTGTGTTTCCTGCACAATACTAatcagaaattttttataatacaatCTTAATCATGatgatctctttataaaccaaaatacttgtacctaattgtgtttcatgcaaaatactaatcagaattttttttttaaatacaaacttaatcatcataatacTAATCACTAATCAGAAATTATACCTTTGATGTAGCGGCCGGGAACGGGGGAGTGAAGCGGCCGGGAGTGGGAGAGGGAACGGGGGAGTGAAGCGGCGACTGGGGCGACCGGGAGTGGGAGAGAAGGGAGCGGCGGGAGCGGCCACCGGGAGTGGGAGAGGGAAACGGTGGGAGCGGTGACTGGGAGCCGGAAAGGGAAGCTGCGGGAGCCGCCACCGGGAGTGGGAGAGGGAAGCGGCAACTGGGAGCTGGAAAGGGAAGCGACGGGAGCGGCGGGAGTGGCGGGAGCGGAGCGGCCACCGGGATGGGAGAGGGAAGTGGCGGGGAGCGCAGACCGGAGAGGGGAATACCGGGAGCCGCAACCGGGAGTGGGAGAGGGAAGCGGCGGGAGCGACAGCTGAAGCGGGCAGCGACGGGAGCGGCGACCGGCGACCGGCGAGGGAAGCAACGGGAGAAGCCACCGGGATTGGGAGAGGGACTCacgtgagagagagagagaatgagataGAGTGTTTCTcccctttttacttttttttttaaataaaaaaaaaagaaaatccacgtaaccagccacatcagtcgtgtggctggttcgtgtgttTTCTTCGcctcatatagcattactcattaTGGTTGGTTGGATGGTAAAACATAGCAtgcatttcctttttttcttttttagattatgatttcattcattcttattattattgcacATTTAACTCATCTGGTCCATCGACAGAGCTCTGTAGCAAATGCACAAAATATAACAATTAGATAAAACTTCCAAATAAAACATATCTCACATTTTTGTttgctaatatttttttttaattatgatgttagattttatattttggtactagtggatTCTATGTAGGCTTAGGGGTCTTataccaaaaagtctcaaaacttagtggctcaacccctgtacctatatataaacccattatacttctatcacacaaccaatgtggtactatatttttaacaccctccctcaagttcaactcagTCGAACTTGCTCAGACTTATACACTAAAAATCTGTTTACTAAGACTTGTTTACTACTTTGTGTCTCAGAagtcctacacacatggacttgtataCTATTTGTATCTCAGAGATCCTACTTACATAGatttgtacactacttgtgtgataccatgttagattttatattttggtactagttgGCCCCATATAGGCTCTATATGGAtttcttacaccaaaaagtctcaagacttagtggctcaacccttgtatctatatataaactcattatactgatgtggtactatatttttAACAGATGAAATATGAACCAATCATATCAAAACATGTACAAATGTGGAGTTAATACTTCAACATACCATACGTTCATCTTGCATGAGTGATCTTATACAAAAACTCCGATGtcaataaaccaaaaaattgtTGGCTTATGTACGTGCCAATATCTAGAGAAGCATATATTTGAGGAACATGggagattttttgttttttaatcaacaaaCCGAATATCCATTTCATAACCAAAAGATTTTTCCGAaattcatataataaattaataatcacCCAAAATTATGCCAATCAATCATCACaaggtaaaaacaaaaaacaacaataaatgtTGTGAGATctaactaaaattttatttaaaaaaaacactagttCTAGTTCCAAATACATTTCATACTCATTAATTGGCATTaactttgtttttccttttcaaaaccaTCAATATGAagatttcaaattattttaaatgatcaTTAATTAATGAGCTAGAAAATGTCACTAAAATTTGTACAAACagcaatatttttttcctttaaagaATCCCAAAGAGGAGATCACTGCATGAAATACTGAGATGATGATGGAATATCAACACCGTTATTACTGAAATTTTGCACCCCAGAAGCATGATTTGAGGCTTTGGCTTCATTCCCAGGTACACCTAAAAGATAATTATCAAATGTAAACATTGAGCTCTTAGAATCAatgtaacaaaaagaaaaaaaatccatagtAGAAGCTTGAGACAACAAACCATTGACTGCTTGCCAACTGAAGAACTGATCAAAAGAATGAGGTTGGCCCAAAAAACCATCAACTGTTGTTGGCAtattgaattgttgttgttCCATCAATCCCAAGTTGTTGGAGGTTGAATATGGTGCAACTGAAATTCCTTGTGGCCTAACATTAAACTTACTGTAATTTGGAGGAGCCTGATTTATAAACCCATATTCATGTGCAGGAAAACCCAAGGGTGGTGCACCAGCACTAAATGAAATTTGGTCCATGCCATTCATTCCTTGACACACTTGCAT contains:
- the LOC120283423 gene encoding uncharacterized protein LOC120283423, with the protein product MNEGETVDELHRDKGINPLLTHLVWQQLEDNNQIFFKEYYLRLILMEQCMEFNKLTAAVIEAKAQNASNVAQQTPALVTPGNALCNGGTWGSLMENGNGFNGIPSSQNGNMQVCQGMNGMDQISFSAGAPPLGFPAHEYGFINQAPPNYSKFNVRPQGISVAPYSTSNNLGLMEQQQFNMPTTVDGFLGQPHSFDQFFSWQAVNGVPGNEAKASNHASGVQNFSNNGVDIPSSSQYFMQ